From the Streptomyces syringium genome, one window contains:
- a CDS encoding SigE family RNA polymerase sigma factor, with product MASSGKVLDFEEYVRNRQDALLRSARRLVPDPIDAQDLLQTALVRTYGRWEGIADKSLADAYLRRVMINTRTEWWRARKLDEVPTEQLPDARVEDGTEQHADRALLMDILGVLAPKQRSVVVLRHWEQMSTEETAEALGMSTGTVKSTLHRALARLRQELESRDLDFHALERSERGQERCAA from the coding sequence ATGGCCAGCAGCGGCAAGGTTCTGGACTTCGAAGAGTACGTGCGCAATCGTCAGGACGCCCTCCTGCGCAGCGCCCGCCGTCTCGTGCCGGACCCCATCGACGCGCAGGACCTCCTCCAGACCGCCCTGGTGCGCACCTACGGCCGCTGGGAAGGCATAGCGGACAAGTCGCTGGCCGACGCCTACCTGCGACGTGTCATGATCAACACTCGTACGGAGTGGTGGCGCGCCCGGAAGCTCGACGAGGTGCCCACGGAGCAGCTCCCCGACGCCCGCGTCGAGGACGGCACCGAGCAGCACGCCGATCGCGCCCTGCTGATGGACATCCTCGGAGTCCTGGCACCCAAGCAGCGCAGTGTGGTCGTGCTGCGACACTGGGAGCAGATGAGCACCGAGGAGACCGCGGAGGCGCTCGGCATGTCGACCGGCACGGTCAAGAGCACGCTGCACCGGGCCCTGGCGCGACTGCGCCAGGAGCTGGAGAGCCGTGACCTGGACTTCCACGCCCTCGAACGCAGCGAGCGGGGGCAGGAACGGTGCGCGGCCTGA
- the cseB gene encoding two-component system response regulator CseB — translation MGDTHVLFVEDDDVIREATQLALERDGFEVTAVPDGLTGLERFRERQPDIALLDVMVPGLDGVSLCRRIRDESTVPVIMLSARADSIDVVLGLEAGADDYVTKPFDGAVLVARIRAVLRRFGHASGPNGSASAETPDSIEGGVLRFGDLEVDTEGMEVRKAGLPVALTPTEMRLLLEFSAAPGTVLSRDRLLERVWDYGWGGDTRVVDVHVQRLRGKIGQDRIETVRGFGYKLRG, via the coding sequence GTGGGCGATACGCATGTGCTCTTCGTCGAGGACGACGACGTCATCCGCGAAGCCACCCAGCTGGCGCTGGAGCGCGACGGCTTCGAGGTGACCGCGGTACCGGACGGGCTGACGGGGCTGGAGAGATTCCGGGAGCGTCAGCCGGACATCGCGTTGCTGGACGTCATGGTCCCGGGCCTGGACGGCGTGAGCCTGTGCCGCCGGATCCGTGACGAGTCCACCGTGCCCGTGATCATGCTCTCCGCCCGCGCGGACTCCATCGACGTGGTGCTCGGCCTGGAGGCCGGCGCCGACGACTATGTGACCAAGCCCTTCGACGGTGCCGTGCTCGTCGCCCGGATACGGGCCGTGCTGCGCCGCTTCGGCCACGCCAGCGGCCCGAACGGCAGCGCCTCGGCCGAGACCCCCGACTCCATCGAGGGCGGCGTGCTGCGCTTCGGCGACCTGGAGGTCGACACCGAGGGCATGGAGGTCCGCAAGGCCGGTCTGCCCGTCGCGCTGACCCCGACCGAGATGCGGCTGCTGCTGGAGTTCTCGGCCGCGCCCGGCACCGTGCTCTCCCGGGACCGGCTGCTGGAGCGGGTCTGGGACTACGGCTGGGGCGGGGACACCCGCGTGGTGGACGTGCACGTGCAGCGGCTGCGGGGCAAGATCGGCCAGGACCGGATCGAGACGGTCCGTGGTTTCGGCTACAAGCTCAGAGGCTGA
- the radA gene encoding DNA repair protein RadA: protein MAARTARSSAKDRPSYRCTECGWTTAKWLGRCPECQAWGTVEEYGAPAVRTTAPGRVTSAALPIGQVDGRQATARSTGVDELDRVLGGGLVPGAVVLLAGEPGVGKSTLLLDVAAKAASDEHRTLYVTGEESASQVRMRADRIGALSDHLYLAAETDLSAVLGHLDSVKPSLLIMDSVQTVASPEIDGAPGGMAQVREVAGALIRASKERGMATLLVGHVTKDGAIAGPRLLEHLVDVVLSFEGDRHARLRLVRGVKNRYGATDEVGCFELHDEGITGLADPSGLFLTRRAEPVPGTCLTVTLEGRRPLVAEVQALTVDSQIPSPRRTTSGLETSRVSMMLAVLEQRGRISALGKRDIYSATVGGVKLSEPAADLAIALALASAASDSPLPKNLVAIGEVGLAGEVRRVTGVQRRLAEAARLGFTHALVPSDPGKIPAGMKVLEVADIGDALRVLPKRVRRESRREAEADA, encoded by the coding sequence ATGGCTGCCCGTACCGCTCGCTCGTCCGCCAAGGACCGGCCCTCCTACCGCTGCACCGAGTGCGGCTGGACCACTGCCAAGTGGCTCGGCCGCTGCCCGGAGTGCCAGGCATGGGGCACGGTCGAGGAGTACGGCGCGCCCGCCGTGCGCACGACGGCGCCCGGCCGGGTGACCTCAGCCGCGCTGCCCATCGGCCAGGTCGACGGCCGGCAGGCCACCGCGCGCAGCACCGGCGTGGACGAGCTGGACCGCGTGCTGGGCGGCGGGCTGGTGCCCGGCGCGGTGGTGCTGCTCGCGGGCGAGCCCGGTGTCGGCAAGTCCACCCTGCTGCTGGACGTCGCGGCGAAGGCCGCGTCCGACGAGCACCGCACGCTGTATGTGACGGGCGAGGAGTCCGCGAGCCAGGTGCGGATGCGCGCCGACCGCATCGGCGCGCTCTCCGACCACCTCTACCTCGCCGCCGAGACCGATCTGTCCGCCGTCCTCGGCCATCTCGACTCCGTGAAGCCCTCCCTCCTGATCATGGACTCGGTGCAGACCGTGGCCTCCCCCGAGATCGACGGGGCGCCGGGCGGGATGGCCCAGGTGCGCGAGGTGGCGGGCGCCCTGATCCGGGCCTCCAAGGAGCGCGGCATGGCCACCCTCCTGGTCGGCCACGTCACCAAGGACGGCGCGATCGCGGGCCCCCGGCTGCTGGAGCACCTGGTCGACGTCGTACTGAGCTTCGAGGGCGACCGGCACGCCCGGCTGCGCCTGGTCCGCGGCGTGAAGAACCGCTACGGCGCCACCGACGAGGTCGGCTGCTTCGAGCTGCACGACGAGGGCATCACCGGCCTCGCCGACCCCAGCGGCCTCTTCCTGACCCGGCGCGCCGAGCCCGTTCCCGGCACGTGCCTGACGGTCACCCTGGAGGGCCGCCGCCCGCTGGTGGCCGAGGTGCAGGCCCTGACGGTCGACTCGCAGATCCCCTCGCCCCGCCGCACCACCTCCGGTCTGGAGACCTCGCGGGTGTCGATGATGCTGGCCGTGCTGGAGCAGCGCGGCCGGATCAGCGCCCTGGGCAAGCGGGACATCTACAGCGCCACCGTCGGCGGTGTGAAGCTCTCCGAGCCCGCCGCCGACCTCGCCATCGCGCTCGCCCTCGCCAGCGCCGCCAGCGACTCCCCGCTGCCGAAGAATTTGGTGGCCATCGGTGAAGTGGGGCTCGCGGGCGAGGTCCGGCGCGTCACGGGCGTGCAGCGCCGCCTGGCCGAAGCCGCCCGCCTCGGTTTCACCCATGCCCTCGTGCCCTCCGACCCGGGGAAGATCCCGGCCGGTATGAAGGTTCTGGAGGTCGCGGACATAGGCGACGCGCTTCGGGTGCTACCCAAGCGGGTACGCCGGGAGAGCCGGCGGGAGGCCGAAGCGGACGCCTGA
- a CDS encoding A/G-specific adenine glycosylase — translation MTAMPQTPTVLHAPVIDWFDEHARDLPWRRPEAGPWGVMVSEFMLQQTPVSRVLPVYEQWLARWPRPADLAAEPPGEAVRAWGRLGYPRRALRLHGAAAAITERHGGEVPRDHAKLLALPGVGEYTAAAVASFAYGQRHAVLDTNVRRVFARAVSGAQYPPNATTAAERKLARTLLPEEEPVAARWAAATMELGALVCTARTPSCARCPIAGRCAWKAAGSPAHDGPPRRGQTYAGTDRQVRGKLLAVLREAVGPVPQSALDAVWEEPVQRARALDGLVADGLVEPLADGTYRLPLT, via the coding sequence ATGACTGCCATGCCCCAGACGCCCACCGTCCTGCACGCCCCCGTCATCGACTGGTTCGACGAGCACGCCCGCGATCTGCCGTGGCGCCGCCCGGAGGCCGGGCCGTGGGGGGTGATGGTCAGCGAGTTCATGCTCCAGCAGACCCCCGTCAGCCGGGTCCTGCCGGTCTACGAGCAGTGGCTCGCCCGCTGGCCGCGCCCCGCCGACCTGGCCGCCGAGCCGCCCGGTGAGGCGGTGCGCGCCTGGGGCCGGCTCGGCTACCCCCGGCGCGCGCTGCGGCTGCACGGCGCGGCGGCGGCCATCACGGAGCGGCACGGCGGTGAGGTGCCGCGCGATCACGCCAAGCTGCTGGCGCTGCCGGGCGTCGGCGAGTACACGGCGGCCGCCGTGGCGTCCTTCGCGTACGGGCAGCGGCACGCGGTCCTCGACACCAACGTCCGCCGGGTCTTCGCCCGTGCGGTGAGCGGCGCGCAGTACCCGCCGAACGCCACCACGGCCGCCGAGCGCAAGCTCGCCCGCACGCTGCTCCCCGAGGAGGAGCCCGTCGCCGCGCGCTGGGCCGCCGCGACGATGGAGCTGGGGGCGCTCGTCTGCACCGCCCGTACGCCGTCCTGCGCCCGCTGCCCGATTGCCGGGCGCTGCGCCTGGAAGGCCGCGGGTTCGCCCGCCCACGACGGCCCGCCGCGGCGCGGCCAGACCTACGCCGGTACGGACCGGCAGGTGCGCGGCAAGCTGCTGGCGGTGCTGCGGGAGGCGGTCGGGCCGGTGCCGCAGTCGGCGCTGGACGCGGTGTGGGAGGAGCCCGTGCAGCGGGCCCGCGCGCTGGACGGTCTCGTCGCCGACGGCCTGGTCGAGCCGCTCGCCGACGGGACCTACCGGCTGCCGCTGACGTAG
- the disA gene encoding DNA integrity scanning diadenylate cyclase DisA — protein MAANDRASGPGKAGGSSGADGLMRASLSAVAPGTPLRDGLERILRGNTGGLLVLGMDKTVESMCTGGFVLDVEFSATRLRELCKLDGALIVDKDITKIVRAGVQLVPDASIPTEETGTRHRTAQRVSIQCGYPVISVSQSMRLIALYVGGERRVLEESGAILSRANQALATLERYKLRLDEVAGTLSALEIEDLVTVRDVTAVSQRLELVRRIATEIAEYVIELGTDGRLLSLQLEELIAGVEPERDLVVRDYVPEPTAKRTRTVPEALSELDSLSHAELLELPIVARALGYSGSPETLDSAVSPRGYRLLAKVPRLPGAIIDRLVEHFGGLQKLLAASVDDLQTVDGVGEARARSVREGLSRLAESSILERYV, from the coding sequence GTGGCAGCCAACGACCGGGCATCGGGCCCCGGCAAGGCCGGGGGGAGCTCCGGTGCTGACGGTCTGATGCGCGCTTCGCTGAGCGCCGTCGCGCCCGGCACGCCCCTTCGGGACGGCCTGGAGCGCATTCTCCGCGGCAATACCGGCGGGCTCCTCGTCCTGGGCATGGACAAGACCGTCGAATCGATGTGTACGGGCGGATTCGTCCTCGATGTGGAGTTCTCCGCCACCCGGCTGCGCGAGCTGTGCAAGCTGGACGGCGCGCTGATCGTCGACAAGGACATCACCAAGATCGTGCGGGCGGGCGTGCAGCTCGTCCCCGACGCCTCGATCCCCACCGAGGAGACCGGCACCCGGCACCGCACCGCGCAGCGCGTGTCCATCCAGTGCGGTTATCCCGTCATCTCGGTCAGCCAGTCGATGCGGCTGATCGCGCTGTACGTGGGCGGTGAGCGCCGGGTCCTGGAGGAGTCGGGCGCGATCCTCTCCCGCGCCAACCAGGCGCTGGCCACCCTGGAGCGCTACAAGCTCCGTCTCGACGAGGTCGCCGGCACGCTCTCCGCCCTGGAGATCGAGGATCTGGTCACCGTCCGCGATGTCACGGCGGTCTCCCAGCGGCTGGAGCTGGTCCGCCGTATCGCCACGGAGATCGCGGAGTATGTGATCGAGCTGGGCACCGACGGCCGTCTGCTCTCGCTCCAGCTGGAGGAGTTGATCGCGGGCGTCGAGCCGGAGCGCGACCTGGTCGTGCGGGACTACGTCCCGGAGCCGACCGCCAAGCGCACCCGCACGGTCCCGGAGGCGCTCTCCGAGCTGGACTCCCTCAGCCACGCCGAGCTGCTCGAACTGCCCATCGTCGCGCGCGCCCTGGGTTACAGCGGCTCCCCCGAGACGCTGGACTCCGCGGTCTCCCCGCGCGGCTACCGGCTGCTGGCCAAGGTGCCGCGGCTGCCCGGCGCGATCATCGACCGGCTCGTCGAGCACTTCGGCGGTCTCCAGAAGCTGCTCGCCGCGAGCGTGGACGACCTCCAGACCGTCGACGGCGTCGGCGAGGCCCGCGCCCGCTCGGTCCGCGAGGGGCTCTCCCGGCTCGCGGAGTCCTCGATCCTCGAGCGCTACGTATAG
- a CDS encoding phosphatase PAP2 family protein, which produces MDNDLYRDITEHARSTPEWVRSLAEVGTEAGLLLLMAVAVGIWWRARRGGARGVALAALVPVTTAVAYAVSEVVKSLVEEVRPCRAVTGAAASLATCPAPDDWSFPSNHATLAAALATGIAVARRVMAWLVLPLAVLVAFSRVFLGVHYPHDVAVGLALGAAVALLGARLLTRRGTALVERARAGTGPWSVLVKG; this is translated from the coding sequence ATGGACAACGATCTCTATCGCGATATCACCGAGCACGCCCGCAGCACCCCGGAGTGGGTCCGCTCCCTCGCGGAAGTCGGCACGGAGGCCGGACTGTTGCTGCTGATGGCGGTGGCCGTCGGCATCTGGTGGCGGGCCAGGCGGGGCGGGGCGCGCGGGGTGGCGCTCGCGGCACTCGTGCCGGTCACCACGGCGGTCGCGTACGCCGTGAGCGAGGTCGTGAAGAGCCTCGTCGAGGAGGTCAGGCCGTGCCGGGCGGTGACCGGAGCCGCCGCGTCCCTCGCCACCTGCCCGGCGCCCGACGACTGGTCGTTCCCCAGCAACCACGCCACTCTCGCGGCCGCCCTGGCCACCGGGATCGCGGTCGCCCGCCGGGTGATGGCGTGGCTGGTGCTGCCGCTGGCAGTGCTGGTCGCCTTCTCCCGGGTCTTCCTCGGTGTGCACTACCCGCACGACGTGGCGGTGGGCCTCGCGCTCGGCGCCGCCGTCGCGCTGCTGGGCGCCCGGCTGCTCACGCGCCGGGGCACGGCCCTGGTGGAACGGGCCCGGGCGGGAACGGGCCCATGGAGCGTCCTGGTCAAGGGGTGA
- a CDS encoding pyridoxamine 5'-phosphate oxidase family protein, whose translation MTETHSRPPLELLAALDAHTTMTLAYTDEDGPQACAVLYAPAEESAPALVFVTSATTRHGRALRDGETRVAFTAQRDHQDWVALTGIQGRGVCRRLEGAEREAAWQSFRNRFPYVEQTEQLRQAMEREDLWELRPDWLRLIDNGQGFGHKTEWPPPAAA comes from the coding sequence ATGACCGAAACTCACTCCCGCCCCCCGCTGGAGCTCCTCGCCGCGCTCGACGCCCACACGACCATGACCCTGGCGTACACCGATGAGGACGGCCCGCAGGCCTGCGCCGTGCTCTACGCGCCCGCCGAGGAGTCCGCGCCCGCGCTGGTCTTCGTCACCTCCGCCACCACCCGTCACGGCCGTGCCCTGCGCGACGGCGAGACGCGCGTCGCCTTCACCGCCCAGCGTGACCACCAGGACTGGGTGGCCCTGACCGGCATTCAGGGCCGGGGCGTCTGCCGCCGCCTGGAGGGCGCGGAGCGCGAGGCCGCGTGGCAGTCGTTCAGGAACCGCTTCCCGTACGTCGAGCAGACCGAGCAGCTCCGGCAGGCGATGGAGCGTGAGGACCTGTGGGAGCTGCGCCCCGACTGGCTGCGGCTGATCGACAACGGTCAGGGCTTCGGCCACAAGACGGAGTGGCCGCCGCCCGCCGCCGCCTGA
- a CDS encoding response regulator transcription factor, with protein MTAIRVLLADDETMIRAGVRAILAADPGIDVVAEAADGREAVEAVRAHRPDVALLDIRMPRLDGLAACEEIRRTTPGTAVAILTTFSEDAYVSRALGGGATGFLLKSGDPYELMAGVRAVADGGAYLSPKVARHVIAELGGERLTRGAAARARTAGLTARERDVLALVGAGLSNAGIARRLHLVEGTVKGYVSAILNHLEVGNRVQAAIVAYEAGLVTEG; from the coding sequence GTGACGGCGATCAGGGTGCTGCTCGCGGACGACGAGACCATGATCCGGGCGGGCGTACGGGCCATCCTCGCCGCCGACCCGGGCATCGACGTGGTCGCCGAGGCGGCGGACGGCCGCGAGGCCGTCGAGGCGGTCCGCGCGCACCGGCCCGACGTGGCGCTCCTCGATATCCGGATGCCGCGCCTGGACGGGCTCGCCGCGTGCGAGGAGATCCGCCGCACCACCCCCGGCACCGCCGTCGCCATCCTCACCACCTTCTCCGAGGACGCGTACGTCTCCCGCGCCCTCGGCGGCGGGGCCACCGGATTCCTCCTCAAGTCCGGCGACCCGTACGAACTGATGGCCGGCGTCCGCGCCGTCGCCGACGGCGGCGCGTACCTCTCCCCGAAGGTGGCCCGGCACGTCATCGCCGAGCTGGGCGGCGAACGGCTGACGCGCGGCGCCGCCGCCCGCGCCCGGACCGCCGGGCTCACCGCCCGCGAGCGGGACGTCCTCGCCCTGGTGGGGGCCGGGCTGTCCAACGCCGGCATCGCCCGGCGGCTGCACCTCGTCGAGGGCACGGTCAAGGGGTACGTGAGCGCGATCCTGAACCACCTGGAGGTCGGCAACCGCGTCCAGGCGGCGATCGTCGCCTACGAGGCCGGGCTGGTGACCGAGGGCTGA
- the cseC gene encoding two-component system sensor histidine kinase CseC — MVKLALRSGLRWKVSLAIAGVGALVAVALSLVVHNAARVSMLDNSRDVMDERVQVAQRFYETTGRLMLRAKLDDPALPKQLRDAADIGLRATYLQDSGDGAPEVWASVPLRNGKVLSIHTRFKDRFDILDDLDKALIVGSVSVVLGGCALGILVGGQLSRRLRKAATAARKLADGDPDVRVREAIGGRVRDETDDLARAVDGMAEALQDRLEAERRVTADIAHELRTPVTGLLTAAELLPPGRPTELVRDRAQAMRTLVEDVLEVARLDGFAERAEMQEIELGEFVLRRVRAAAPDATVKVVRDAYVSTDPRRLERILGNLLANAAKHGKAPFEVTVEGRVLRVRDHGPGFPEELLREGPSRFRTGSKDRAGKGHGLGLTIAAGQARVLGARLTFRNADPTAEGDGGAVAVLWLPESSPTATGSFPIIQVPD; from the coding sequence GTGGTGAAGCTCGCCCTCCGCAGCGGGCTGCGCTGGAAGGTCAGCCTGGCCATCGCCGGTGTCGGCGCCCTGGTGGCCGTCGCGCTGAGCCTCGTCGTGCACAACGCGGCCCGCGTCTCCATGCTCGACAACAGCCGCGACGTGATGGACGAGCGGGTCCAGGTCGCCCAGCGCTTCTACGAGACCACCGGCCGGCTGATGCTCCGCGCGAAGCTGGACGACCCCGCGCTCCCGAAGCAGCTGCGCGACGCCGCCGACATCGGGCTGCGCGCCACCTACCTCCAGGACTCCGGCGACGGCGCGCCCGAGGTGTGGGCCTCCGTGCCGCTGCGCAACGGCAAGGTCCTCTCGATACACACCCGCTTCAAGGACCGCTTCGACATCCTCGACGACCTCGACAAGGCGCTGATCGTCGGCTCGGTCTCCGTCGTCCTCGGCGGCTGCGCGCTGGGCATCCTCGTGGGCGGCCAGCTCTCGCGACGGCTGCGCAAGGCCGCGACCGCCGCCCGCAAGCTCGCCGACGGCGACCCGGACGTGCGCGTCCGCGAGGCCATCGGCGGCCGGGTGCGCGACGAGACCGACGACCTCGCCCGCGCGGTCGACGGAATGGCCGAGGCCCTCCAGGACCGGCTGGAGGCCGAGCGGCGGGTCACCGCCGACATCGCGCACGAGCTGCGCACCCCCGTCACCGGCCTGCTCACGGCGGCCGAGCTGCTGCCGCCGGGCCGCCCCACCGAGCTCGTACGGGACCGGGCCCAGGCCATGCGCACGCTGGTGGAGGACGTCCTGGAGGTCGCCCGGCTGGACGGCTTCGCGGAGCGGGCGGAGATGCAGGAGATCGAGCTCGGCGAGTTCGTGCTCCGGCGGGTGCGGGCCGCGGCCCCGGACGCGACGGTCAAGGTCGTCCGCGACGCCTACGTCTCCACCGACCCGCGCCGTCTGGAGCGGATCCTCGGCAATCTGCTGGCCAACGCCGCCAAGCACGGCAAGGCGCCCTTCGAGGTCACGGTCGAGGGCCGCGTCCTGCGGGTCCGCGACCACGGCCCCGGCTTTCCCGAGGAACTGCTGCGGGAGGGACCGAGCCGCTTCCGCACGGGCAGCAAGGACCGCGCGGGCAAGGGCCACGGCCTGGGCCTGACCATCGCGGCCGGCCAGGCCCGCGTCCTCGGCGCGCGCCTCACCTTCCGCAACGCGGACCCCACGGCGGAGGGCGACGGGGGCGCGGTCGCCGTGCTCTGGCTGCCCGAGTCGTCGCCGACGGCGACCGGCAGCTTCCCGATCATCCAGGTCCCGGACTAG
- a CDS encoding sensor histidine kinase — MAGGRLSASARAVPAGRALRGALLWAVLAVPALGTAWLGLTEPQPWWRHAGASVVLAVAAAVSRKRPVPALLLAAGLGLAASPSLFTLSYGPALSVLGYLLGRRSAAPRPARSAFAGIAAVGTALVLLRGTDPVIEWLVLIGTLLFGGVFPWLTGRYRRQYRELVAAGWSRAAQLEREQEIVADRARLRERARIARDMHDSLGHELSLIALRAGALQVAPGLDPAHRTAAADLREAAAAATDRLHDIIGVLRDPEPGPGPGPRPPTAPLVPADETIPALVERAATSGLRVTLRAVSGDGGVSVAGAGPDKPVRHGGPTEAGPAVTGRPVRVRAAPGDGGAVRQGAPAGPAGPAAGGARQTVPETDDSAGAVPAGARPGTSGAPTMAERAAYRVVQEALTNAAKHAPGAEVEVTVERGPHETVVTVVNGPAASDGPARRPLARTAAGPVAAPGRIRAHTRENPATTPSGTGAGTGTGLLGLRERAALAGGECVAGPYEGGFRVVARLPHAAAGGGEAAVFGDTGDGHAFARARRAARRRVVVPFAVAGAGAALFVAGAFGWYAYIKTHSVLTPAAYAGLRVGAPYAAVEPVLPDLTVTDPPADRAPVPPPPGAECRYYRATGELFVSVDHFRLCFRDGRLVAKHAVPRAGGPGAVQRKPAQQEAAQRKAAPQEVVQQEQKEWVR, encoded by the coding sequence ATGGCGGGCGGGCGGCTTTCGGCATCGGCGCGGGCCGTCCCGGCCGGGCGGGCCCTGCGGGGCGCCCTGCTGTGGGCGGTGCTCGCCGTGCCCGCGCTCGGCACCGCCTGGCTCGGCCTGACCGAGCCGCAGCCCTGGTGGCGGCATGCGGGCGCGTCGGTCGTGCTCGCCGTGGCCGCCGCCGTGTCGCGGAAACGGCCCGTTCCGGCCCTCCTCCTCGCCGCGGGCCTGGGCCTCGCCGCCTCGCCGTCCCTCTTCACGCTCTCGTACGGGCCCGCGCTGTCGGTCCTCGGCTATCTGCTGGGCCGTCGCTCGGCGGCGCCCCGCCCGGCCCGGTCGGCCTTCGCGGGCATCGCCGCGGTGGGCACGGCGCTCGTGCTCCTCCGGGGCACGGACCCGGTGATCGAATGGCTGGTTCTGATCGGCACGCTGCTGTTCGGCGGGGTCTTCCCCTGGCTGACCGGCCGCTACCGGCGCCAGTACCGCGAACTGGTGGCCGCGGGCTGGAGCCGCGCGGCACAGCTCGAACGCGAGCAGGAGATCGTCGCGGACCGCGCCCGGCTGCGCGAGCGGGCCCGGATCGCCCGGGACATGCACGACTCCCTCGGCCACGAGCTGAGCCTGATCGCCCTGCGGGCCGGCGCCCTCCAGGTCGCCCCGGGCCTCGACCCCGCCCACCGCACGGCGGCCGCGGACCTCCGCGAAGCGGCTGCCGCCGCGACGGACCGCCTCCACGACATCATCGGCGTCCTCCGCGACCCCGAACCCGGCCCGGGCCCCGGCCCCAGGCCGCCCACGGCCCCGCTCGTCCCGGCGGACGAGACGATCCCCGCCCTCGTCGAGCGGGCGGCGACCTCGGGCCTGCGCGTCACCTTGCGCGCGGTTTCCGGGGACGGCGGGGTGTCGGTGGCCGGGGCCGGCCCGGACAAGCCCGTGCGGCACGGTGGCCCCACCGAGGCCGGCCCGGCCGTGACCGGTCGGCCGGTGCGCGTGCGCGCGGCCCCCGGGGACGGCGGGGCCGTGCGGCAGGGTGCTCCTGCCGGTCCTGCCGGTCCCGCCGCGGGCGGCGCCCGGCAGACGGTGCCGGAGACCGACGACTCCGCCGGAGCGGTACCGGCAGGCGCACGGCCGGGCACTTCCGGTGCCCCGACCATGGCGGAGCGCGCCGCCTACCGGGTGGTGCAGGAGGCCCTGACCAACGCGGCCAAGCACGCGCCGGGCGCGGAGGTCGAGGTGACGGTCGAGCGTGGCCCGCACGAGACCGTGGTGACGGTCGTGAACGGACCGGCTGCCTCGGACGGCCCGGCGCGCAGGCCCTTGGCACGCACCGCCGCCGGCCCGGTGGCCGCTCCCGGCCGCATCCGGGCGCACACCCGGGAAAACCCCGCCACGACGCCGTCAGGCACAGGCGCAGGCACCGGCACAGGGTTGCTCGGCCTGCGGGAACGAGCCGCCCTCGCCGGAGGCGAGTGCGTGGCGGGGCCGTACGAGGGCGGCTTCCGGGTGGTGGCGCGGCTGCCTCACGCGGCGGCCGGGGGCGGGGAGGCCGCCGTCTTCGGGGACACCGGCGACGGCCACGCGTTCGCCCGTGCCCGCCGAGCCGCACGCCGACGTGTCGTCGTGCCCTTCGCCGTCGCGGGCGCCGGCGCCGCCCTGTTCGTGGCGGGCGCCTTCGGCTGGTACGCCTACATCAAGACGCACTCCGTGCTGACCCCCGCCGCCTACGCGGGCCTGCGCGTCGGCGCGCCCTACGCGGCTGTCGAGCCCGTCCTGCCGGATCTGACCGTCACCGATCCACCGGCCGATCGGGCCCCCGTGCCCCCGCCACCCGGTGCCGAGTGCCGTTACTACCGGGCGACCGGCGAGCTCTTCGTCAGCGTCGACCACTTCCGGCTCTGCTTCCGCGACGGCCGCCTCGTGGCGAAGCACGCCGTTCCCCGGGCCGGAGGGCCCGGTGCCGTGCAGCGGAAACCCGCACAGCAGGAAGCCGCACAGCGGAAAGCCGCACCGCAGGAAGTCGTACAGCAGGAACAGAAGGAGTGGGTGCGGTGA